Proteins encoded together in one uncultured Sphaerochaeta sp. window:
- a CDS encoding ABC transporter ATP-binding protein has product MDTVVEFRHITKRFPGIIANNDISLSIKKGEILAILGENGAGKSTLMSMLFGMQTPDDGEILIRGKKEHISSPLVANELNIGMVHQHFMLVENQSITENIIMGIEPKKRYLGLFPYVDVHSSNEKVRELSKHYQLEVNPEDIIEDLPVSTRQRVEILKMLYRNAEILIFDEPSAVLTPQEIESLLGIIKNLRDSGKTIILITHKLDEIKKIADRCAILCKGKLVGVLDVPSTTTQEMSALMVGRDVSLTLTSTEHSQGAEALRVEGLTVETDDHIRKVDKVSFSLHRGEVLAIAGVAGNGQVEIADAIAGLLPVKEGSITLDGQDITTHTVRQRIEAGVAYIPEDRHSVGLVLDFPLRENLCLKQYYQEPYSNSRGVLQQQEMDTLATELISSFDIRSGSGASTLARSMSGGNQQKAIIAREINLQANVLMFVQPTRGLDVGAIETIHKKIDELRAQGKAILLISLELDEIMELADTILVLYNGRKQTIKPASTMTKLEVGEYMMGVHVEKA; this is encoded by the coding sequence GTGGACACGGTGGTAGAATTTAGACACATTACCAAACGATTTCCCGGGATCATTGCAAACAATGACATCTCTCTTTCCATCAAGAAAGGGGAAATATTGGCAATTCTCGGTGAGAATGGTGCTGGCAAGTCGACATTGATGAGCATGCTCTTCGGTATGCAGACACCTGATGATGGAGAAATCCTGATCAGGGGAAAGAAAGAGCATATTTCCAGTCCACTTGTTGCAAATGAATTAAATATTGGCATGGTACATCAGCATTTCATGCTGGTGGAAAACCAGAGCATCACAGAAAACATCATCATGGGAATAGAACCAAAGAAACGATATCTTGGACTCTTCCCCTATGTAGATGTACATTCTTCAAACGAGAAGGTTCGTGAACTGTCGAAGCACTACCAATTGGAAGTAAATCCAGAAGACATTATCGAGGACCTTCCCGTATCGACACGTCAACGTGTTGAAATACTCAAGATGCTCTACAGAAATGCAGAAATTCTCATTTTCGATGAACCAAGTGCAGTTTTAACCCCACAGGAGATTGAATCCTTGTTGGGCATCATCAAGAATCTCAGGGACAGCGGAAAAACCATCATTCTCATCACCCATAAATTGGATGAAATTAAAAAGATTGCCGACCGTTGTGCCATTCTCTGTAAAGGAAAACTGGTTGGTGTACTAGATGTACCCTCTACCACTACACAGGAAATGAGTGCCTTGATGGTGGGACGAGATGTTTCCCTTACCCTTACCTCCACAGAGCATTCCCAAGGAGCCGAAGCACTTCGTGTTGAAGGGCTTACTGTTGAAACGGATGATCATATTCGAAAAGTTGACAAGGTAAGTTTCTCTCTCCATAGGGGGGAAGTACTTGCTATTGCAGGGGTAGCCGGTAATGGACAGGTTGAGATCGCGGATGCCATTGCAGGGCTCCTTCCTGTAAAAGAGGGTTCTATTACGCTTGATGGGCAGGATATCACCACTCACACCGTTCGCCAGCGTATTGAGGCAGGAGTTGCCTACATACCTGAAGACAGACACTCTGTTGGTCTGGTGCTCGATTTTCCTCTCCGTGAGAATCTCTGCCTGAAGCAGTATTACCAAGAACCGTACAGCAACTCACGTGGAGTGCTGCAACAACAGGAGATGGATACTCTCGCTACCGAGCTTATCTCCTCTTTTGATATCCGTAGTGGTTCGGGTGCCTCCACCTTGGCTCGAAGTATGAGCGGGGGAAATCAACAGAAAGCCATTATTGCTCGTGAGATCAATCTGCAGGCAAACGTATTGATGTTTGTGCAACCTACTCGTGGGTTGGATGTAGGAGCAATCGAGACTATACATAAGAAAATTGATGAACTCAGGGCACAGGGGAAGGCAATTCTGCTCATCTCCTTGGAGCTTGATGAGATCATGGAGCTTGCTGACACGATCCTCGTTCTCTACAACGGAAGAAAGCAGACGATCAAGCCAGCATCAACAATGACCAAACTTGAGGTTGGGGAGTATATGATGGGGGTACATGTTGAAAAAGCCTAA
- a CDS encoding BMP family ABC transporter substrate-binding protein gives MKKFVGFIAMVLIAGLLFAAGSAEKTSQETGLNIAIITTPSGVDDGSFNQDNYNGILAFIEENPEAQVTAIREPSGDVAAALKTAADVVAEYDVLVCTGFQFAGIGELAKENPETKFILVDTYPTDASGNNVELPNVYAMTFAEQESGFFAGVAAALETKTNKVAVVNGVAYPSNVNYQYGFESGVIYANKKLGTNAELVELASQAGTDVTGANVGGNYVGSFADEATGKVIGQQLLGQGVDTVFVAAGASGNGVFTAAKESDGKLHVIGCDVDQWDDGKVGNDNIILTSVLKVMSLNVHRALSSIQEGTFEGANVLLKADTDSTGFVKENGRNQLASSTIEKLDEAYKLVQDGTLVPASNFGGFTPEGFKVN, from the coding sequence ATGAAGAAATTTGTTGGTTTTATCGCAATGGTTCTTATCGCAGGTCTGTTGTTCGCAGCAGGTTCAGCAGAAAAGACATCACAGGAAACAGGTCTGAACATTGCCATTATCACCACCCCAAGCGGTGTCGATGATGGGTCTTTCAACCAGGACAACTACAATGGGATCCTGGCATTCATCGAGGAGAATCCCGAAGCACAGGTAACGGCTATTCGTGAACCCAGTGGGGATGTGGCTGCTGCTCTGAAGACTGCAGCTGATGTCGTAGCTGAGTATGATGTACTGGTATGCACTGGATTCCAGTTTGCAGGTATTGGTGAGTTGGCAAAGGAAAATCCCGAGACAAAGTTCATCCTGGTTGATACCTACCCCACCGATGCTTCAGGAAACAACGTTGAGCTCCCCAATGTTTATGCAATGACTTTTGCAGAACAGGAAAGCGGGTTCTTCGCTGGTGTAGCAGCTGCCCTTGAAACCAAGACGAACAAGGTTGCGGTAGTCAATGGTGTTGCCTACCCTTCAAACGTCAATTACCAGTATGGATTCGAGAGTGGTGTCATCTATGCAAACAAAAAACTCGGAACCAATGCTGAGCTCGTGGAACTGGCCTCCCAGGCAGGTACCGATGTTACTGGTGCAAATGTGGGTGGTAACTACGTAGGTTCCTTTGCAGATGAGGCAACAGGCAAGGTAATCGGACAGCAGCTGCTTGGACAGGGTGTAGACACTGTTTTTGTTGCAGCCGGAGCCAGCGGGAACGGAGTCTTTACTGCAGCAAAAGAGAGTGATGGAAAACTGCACGTCATTGGATGCGATGTTGACCAGTGGGATGACGGCAAGGTCGGTAACGATAACATTATCCTTACCAGTGTCTTGAAGGTGATGAGCCTGAATGTACATCGCGCACTTTCCAGTATTCAGGAAGGTACTTTCGAGGGCGCCAATGTATTGCTGAAAGCTGACACCGATTCAACTGGGTTTGTGAAAGAGAATGGTCGTAACCAGCTCGCCTCTTCCACAATCGAGAAGCTTGATGAAGCTTACAAGCTGGTTCAGGATGGAACACTCGTTCCTGCCTCCAACTTTGGTGGATTCACTCCAGAGGGATTCAAGGTAAACTAA
- the mtnA gene encoding S-methyl-5-thioribose-1-phosphate isomerase, with translation MPTTIPVYLQHNPVKLVLLDQTKLPIAEEFLYLDTRQSIFEAIKKLRVRGAPAIGIAAAYGIYVCLSQKEYQSLDDMEQDMKELTEYFASSRPTAVNLFWALDRMNKTFTELRNKPGSKQADILSSLLQESNTIFNEDQEMGKAIGMHGLSLFDKRKQWGVMTHCNAGGLATSGYGTALAPLYLGHEQGYQFKVYSNETRPLLQGSRLTAYELAKGGLDVTVLCDNMVSLVMKEKKIDAVIVGADRIAANGDTANKIGTSGVAILARYYNIPFYVAAPSSTFDVSTETGSDIVIELRDGDEVINGFGKRTGPKDAQVYNPAFDVTDASLITAIITEKGIIESPNAEKIRNHLSK, from the coding sequence ATGCCTACCACTATCCCTGTTTACTTGCAACATAATCCTGTTAAGCTCGTATTGCTCGACCAGACAAAACTTCCCATTGCCGAGGAGTTCCTCTATCTTGATACACGACAATCCATTTTCGAAGCTATCAAGAAACTACGCGTCAGAGGAGCTCCTGCCATCGGCATCGCGGCTGCATATGGCATCTATGTGTGTCTGTCACAGAAAGAGTACCAAAGCCTTGATGATATGGAACAGGACATGAAGGAACTTACCGAGTATTTTGCTTCCAGTCGTCCCACTGCTGTCAACCTATTTTGGGCATTGGACCGCATGAACAAGACCTTCACTGAATTACGCAACAAGCCAGGTAGCAAGCAAGCTGATATACTTTCATCATTATTGCAGGAGAGCAATACCATTTTCAATGAAGATCAGGAGATGGGCAAGGCAATCGGAATGCATGGGCTGTCCCTCTTTGACAAGAGGAAACAGTGGGGTGTGATGACACACTGCAATGCAGGAGGATTGGCAACCAGTGGATATGGAACCGCTCTTGCCCCACTCTACCTTGGTCATGAACAAGGGTATCAATTCAAAGTCTATTCAAATGAAACAAGACCGTTGTTGCAGGGAAGCAGACTTACTGCCTATGAACTTGCAAAAGGTGGCCTTGATGTCACTGTTCTTTGTGATAATATGGTATCATTGGTGATGAAGGAAAAGAAAATCGATGCAGTAATCGTAGGTGCTGATCGAATAGCCGCTAACGGGGATACAGCAAACAAGATAGGCACCAGTGGTGTTGCGATACTTGCACGCTATTACAACATTCCTTTTTATGTGGCGGCTCCAAGTTCAACGTTTGATGTTTCAACAGAGACAGGCAGCGATATTGTTATCGAATTGCGTGACGGAGATGAGGTGATTAATGGGTTTGGGAAACGTACGGGACCTAAGGATGCACAGGTGTACAACCCTGCTTTTGATGTTACCGATGCTTCGCTTATTACCGCCATTATCACTGAGAAAGGTATCATTGAGTCCCCAAATGCAGAGAAGATCAGAAATCATCTCAGCAAGTAA
- a CDS encoding S-methyl-5'-thioinosine phosphorylase translates to MQHRRKAIIGGTGVGSLANLKGPFLVETTYGNVETYRFTLAEEEILFLPRHGKAHNTPPHAINYRAQMKALQQEGITHIYALLTSGSMDESIHEGSLVVIEDFLDFTTGRNKTFFDGNDNKVAHVDMSDPYCKNLRSLFTEAAEQANIPIHTQGVYVCTEGPRFEGKTEIAMFQKCGGTLVGMTGIPEMFLAKELGMCYAAIGLISNMACGLKGENLAHIDHGKRIAQAKESALQIISNIFTTKPLTKDHCDCSNAVLHL, encoded by the coding sequence ATGCAGCATCGCAGAAAAGCAATCATCGGAGGTACTGGAGTCGGCTCATTGGCCAACTTGAAAGGCCCTTTCCTTGTAGAAACAACGTATGGGAATGTAGAGACGTACCGTTTTACCCTTGCAGAGGAAGAGATCCTTTTCCTTCCCCGGCATGGGAAAGCACACAACACCCCTCCTCATGCCATTAATTACCGAGCTCAGATGAAAGCACTTCAACAGGAAGGGATTACCCATATATATGCTTTGCTCACCAGTGGTTCGATGGATGAATCGATTCATGAGGGATCACTGGTGGTTATTGAGGACTTTCTCGATTTTACCACTGGTCGCAACAAGACCTTTTTTGATGGGAATGACAACAAGGTAGCTCATGTTGACATGAGTGACCCTTATTGCAAAAACCTGAGATCGCTGTTCACAGAAGCTGCAGAACAAGCGAACATACCAATCCATACCCAAGGAGTGTACGTCTGCACGGAAGGTCCCCGATTTGAGGGTAAAACAGAAATTGCCATGTTCCAAAAATGTGGAGGCACCTTGGTAGGCATGACAGGCATTCCAGAAATGTTCCTGGCCAAAGAACTGGGAATGTGCTATGCCGCTATCGGCCTTATCTCAAACATGGCTTGTGGTTTGAAAGGTGAGAATCTTGCACACATCGACCACGGCAAAAGGATTGCCCAGGCGAAGGAGTCTGCCTTGCAGATCATCAGCAATATTTTTACGACAAAGCCATTGACCAAAGACCATTGTGACTGCTCCAATGCAGTCCTTCATCTATAA
- a CDS encoding DeoR/GlpR family DNA-binding transcription regulator, which yields MIPYVRQNQIYSYIKMKQIAYIEELLELTNVSLPTVRRDLKKLEEEGKIILLNGGGVRPNEEAEHSVVARLEVNSEEKYLICSKAAKSLENNEFIYLGPGTTENYLIGFLAGKHCTVVTNGIFHLPKLLEYKIKTIVIGGALDHSYGITHGPEVYGNIDTMNFSTCIIGASAITKGGVSSFDHDVSVINQLVLSRSKKRILIADSTKFAAFSHHEFAKVEDFDCIITTEKAGIKTTEMKNLVIAQPSDL from the coding sequence ATGATTCCCTACGTACGTCAGAACCAGATATATTCATATATTAAAATGAAGCAAATTGCCTACATTGAGGAGTTGCTGGAATTGACAAACGTCTCACTCCCAACCGTTCGTCGTGATCTCAAGAAACTGGAAGAAGAAGGAAAGATTATTCTTCTCAATGGCGGCGGGGTAAGGCCGAATGAAGAAGCCGAACACTCGGTAGTAGCCAGGCTGGAAGTTAATTCAGAAGAGAAATACCTAATATGCAGTAAAGCTGCAAAATCGCTCGAGAACAATGAATTCATATATCTCGGCCCGGGTACAACAGAAAACTACCTCATTGGGTTTCTGGCAGGCAAGCATTGCACTGTGGTTACCAATGGTATTTTCCATCTTCCGAAACTATTGGAGTACAAGATCAAGACGATTGTTATTGGAGGAGCCCTCGATCATAGCTATGGGATTACCCATGGTCCTGAGGTATATGGGAACATTGATACAATGAATTTCAGTACATGCATCATTGGTGCAAGTGCAATCACGAAGGGGGGAGTATCTTCCTTTGACCATGATGTTTCAGTCATCAACCAACTCGTGCTTAGTCGTTCAAAGAAACGTATACTGATTGCAGATTCCACCAAGTTTGCTGCTTTTAGTCATCACGAATTTGCAAAGGTTGAAGACTTCGACTGTATCATTACTACAGAAAAAGCCGGGATTAAAACAACAGAAATGAAGAATCTTGTCATTGCACAACCCTCTGATTTATAA
- a CDS encoding ABC transporter substrate-binding protein, whose translation MRRTLLVVLLLAIPMMVFAGGDAEKAAPVKQIRVADQVPGLITPGVWDGQVFSMNSSIYEYLMEINAETGELDPVLATSWETDAGKVWTFKLREGVKFHNGSDFTAEDVKFTLERTQNPDLGHLKKSDFEVMESVRVIDDYTVEVTLKEPRPTFVYQMTDYSMAILSSEYDYDSFGETKPMGTGPFMMSQLVPKESALLEKNPNYWVEGLPKVDQLAIYFVGDIDASISMLESDRVDVVPFITPEIKQRLDGVDGISVISPYQEQRFISMRVDEAPFDDNRVRLAFKYAMDPEIIARSTAKMELGDGVYYNETPIMNALAEYKELPLRERNIAKAKELLAEAGYPNGLSTELYYASDHPFGKELSQTVKELAAEAGFDIELKGYTRDVYLSQYWLNVPISLTGWGGRIDPSMLLGLAFKGGGPWNESHLDAPALNDLIEKISGEADPDQRMAYYHELQEWFYENGPLINVQVPYLVAINDSVVGYRQPITMLPQYKYMDIL comes from the coding sequence ATGCGACGTACATTACTAGTAGTACTTTTGCTTGCGATACCGATGATGGTATTTGCAGGAGGAGACGCTGAGAAAGCAGCTCCTGTTAAACAGATCCGAGTAGCAGACCAGGTCCCTGGATTGATTACCCCGGGTGTCTGGGATGGTCAGGTATTCTCCATGAACTCATCCATCTATGAGTATCTTATGGAGATCAATGCAGAAACCGGTGAACTTGATCCTGTGCTTGCAACAAGCTGGGAAACCGACGCTGGTAAGGTCTGGACCTTTAAGCTGAGAGAGGGTGTCAAGTTCCACAATGGTTCTGATTTTACCGCTGAGGATGTAAAATTCACACTCGAGAGAACCCAGAATCCTGATCTTGGGCATCTGAAGAAGTCTGACTTCGAGGTTATGGAATCTGTGCGTGTAATTGATGATTACACGGTTGAGGTAACACTCAAAGAGCCTCGCCCGACTTTTGTATATCAGATGACCGACTACAGTATGGCAATCCTTTCCAGCGAGTATGACTATGACTCCTTTGGTGAGACCAAGCCAATGGGTACTGGTCCTTTCATGATGAGCCAGTTGGTTCCCAAGGAATCAGCACTGCTTGAGAAGAATCCGAACTACTGGGTAGAAGGACTTCCCAAGGTTGACCAGCTTGCCATTTACTTTGTAGGCGATATTGATGCCAGCATCTCCATGCTTGAATCTGATCGTGTAGATGTTGTTCCCTTCATCACCCCAGAGATCAAGCAGCGTCTTGATGGTGTTGATGGCATTTCTGTCATCTCTCCTTACCAGGAACAGAGATTCATCTCCATGCGTGTAGATGAGGCTCCCTTTGATGACAACCGCGTTCGATTGGCTTTCAAGTATGCCATGGATCCAGAGATAATTGCCCGCAGTACCGCTAAAATGGAACTGGGCGATGGAGTCTACTATAATGAGACCCCGATCATGAACGCATTGGCTGAGTACAAAGAGTTGCCATTACGTGAGAGAAACATTGCAAAGGCAAAGGAATTGCTTGCAGAAGCTGGCTATCCTAATGGCTTGAGCACTGAACTCTACTACGCTTCTGACCACCCCTTTGGTAAGGAGCTCAGCCAGACGGTCAAGGAATTGGCTGCTGAGGCTGGATTCGATATTGAGCTGAAGGGATATACCCGTGACGTCTACCTCTCACAGTATTGGTTGAATGTTCCCATCTCCCTCACTGGTTGGGGTGGTCGTATTGACCCATCCATGTTGCTTGGACTTGCCTTCAAGGGCGGTGGTCCTTGGAATGAGTCCCATCTGGATGCACCTGCTCTCAACGATCTAATCGAAAAGATTTCCGGTGAGGCAGATCCCGATCAGCGCATGGCTTACTATCATGAGCTACAGGAATGGTTCTATGAGAATGGTCCTCTGATCAACGTACAGGTTCCGTATCTGGTGGCGATCAATGACAGTGTTGTTGGTTACCGGCAGCCGATTACCATGCTTCCACAATATAAGTACATGGATATTCTATGA
- a CDS encoding ABC transporter permease, translated as MQMFLRRLGSLIATLVVMSFIIFLLVEIMPGDVAQMILGQSATEEAVASLREARGLNDPLLERYGRWIKGVAVGDLGESIYMKGVSINSILWRKVGHSVILAMTAFIIFVPLSIFFGVLAGVKEKKPTDSIISFFGLATMALPEFVSGVILITVFAVQLDWFPIVSVIPIGESIWQNLNIVILPALSITFVMFGYISRMQRSSMITVMNSDYIRAATLKGMPRKYVIFRHALKNAMLPTITIIGMNMGWLFGGLVVVETLFGFPGMGSLLMTGIKTRDVPLIEACVLLITVIYSLSTMITDIMYSYLNPRIRYQGGQK; from the coding sequence ATGCAAATGTTTCTTCGTCGTCTGGGGTCGCTTATTGCGACCCTGGTCGTCATGTCGTTCATCATCTTCTTGCTTGTTGAAATCATGCCAGGTGATGTCGCACAAATGATACTGGGCCAGAGTGCCACAGAGGAGGCCGTAGCTTCCCTCCGTGAGGCAAGGGGGCTCAATGATCCCTTGCTGGAACGCTATGGAAGATGGATCAAAGGCGTAGCGGTCGGTGATTTAGGTGAATCTATCTATATGAAAGGTGTTTCGATCAACTCCATTCTTTGGAGGAAGGTCGGCCATTCAGTAATTCTAGCCATGACAGCCTTTATCATTTTTGTTCCACTATCTATCTTCTTTGGGGTATTGGCAGGGGTAAAGGAGAAAAAACCGACAGACTCCATCATTTCATTCTTTGGCTTGGCGACGATGGCCCTCCCTGAGTTTGTTTCCGGTGTTATTCTCATTACCGTCTTTGCTGTCCAGTTGGACTGGTTTCCCATTGTAAGCGTCATTCCCATCGGGGAAAGTATTTGGCAGAATCTGAACATTGTAATTCTCCCGGCACTATCCATTACGTTTGTAATGTTCGGATATATCTCGAGAATGCAACGTTCTTCCATGATCACCGTTATGAATTCTGACTACATCAGGGCAGCTACCTTGAAAGGTATGCCGCGCAAGTATGTCATATTCAGGCATGCGTTGAAAAATGCAATGCTTCCTACAATTACCATTATTGGTATGAATATGGGTTGGTTGTTTGGTGGTCTTGTCGTAGTTGAGACGCTCTTTGGGTTCCCAGGGATGGGCTCATTGTTGATGACAGGAATCAAGACAAGAGATGTACCCCTTATTGAGGCTTGTGTGCTCTTGATAACCGTCATCTACTCACTCTCTACGATGATTACCGACATTATGTATAGCTATCTCAACCCGAGGATCAGATACCAAGGAGGCCAGAAATGA
- a CDS encoding ABC transporter permease — protein sequence MKYFLYQLKKSPLAMVGIAIILFWLIAAAVGPSMIPFTHTAMDSENQMASPGEYGHVLGTDGLGRDILARIVYGSRSILTVALLTSIFSTLVGILLGFSAGYFGGKLDTAFLRAMDILMAIPPLVLSMVILGILGDSSIASLTIIVSIAFVPATARVSRGVLLTEKSQEYVSAARIRGENHLYIMFVEILPNTMGPIIVEATARFAYSIMMVASLGFLGVGLQPPTPDWGMMVIENKPVIAQAPWAVLFPALAIASLVIAISIFSDFVSKVLIHER from the coding sequence ATGAAGTATTTCTTGTATCAATTGAAGAAAAGTCCATTGGCCATGGTTGGTATCGCAATCATCTTGTTCTGGTTGATAGCTGCTGCAGTAGGTCCATCCATGATTCCCTTTACGCATACGGCAATGGACTCTGAGAATCAGATGGCTTCCCCTGGTGAATACGGTCATGTGTTGGGCACCGATGGGCTTGGCCGCGATATTCTTGCGAGAATTGTCTATGGCAGTCGATCAATCCTTACCGTAGCACTACTGACTTCCATATTTTCCACATTGGTGGGTATCTTACTTGGGTTTTCAGCAGGGTACTTTGGAGGGAAGCTTGATACAGCGTTCCTCAGGGCAATGGATATTCTTATGGCCATTCCTCCCTTGGTATTGTCCATGGTTATCCTTGGTATTCTTGGAGATTCCAGTATTGCGAGCTTGACGATCATTGTATCCATTGCATTCGTACCTGCTACAGCACGTGTCTCCCGTGGAGTGCTCTTGACAGAAAAGAGCCAAGAGTATGTCTCTGCTGCTCGTATTCGCGGTGAGAACCATCTCTACATCATGTTTGTTGAGATACTCCCCAATACCATGGGACCCATTATTGTTGAAGCTACTGCACGATTTGCCTATTCAATTATGATGGTTGCCTCCCTCGGATTTTTGGGAGTTGGATTGCAGCCTCCCACCCCTGACTGGGGTATGATGGTTATCGAGAACAAGCCGGTCATTGCACAAGCGCCTTGGGCGGTTCTGTTTCCAGCCTTGGCTATCGCTTCCTTGGTGATTGCCATCTCAATTTTCTCTGACTTTGTCAGTAAGGTATTGATACATGAACGATAA
- a CDS encoding dipeptide ABC transporter ATP-binding protein encodes MNDNILEIENLHVRFNTFDGTFSAVNNVSLNLEYSESIGIIGESGCGKSTLAFTVMRYLASNAEVEGAIRFKGDNLLEKSEKDMESVRGNRIAMVFQNPYSSLNPSLTIGFQLDEVGMHHQKLNKAKARKATIEALEMMNLGDPKGIVRRYPHQVSGGIQQRICIAMALLCKPDLMILDEPTTALDVTTEAVILDSIAELRDKLKMSMIYISHDIGVINKVAENIVVMYSGEIVESGPKQQIFENPVHPYTRALINCMPRGGVVKEKTKLNTIPGYVKKRGADEGGCPFADRCDKKNDTCISEYGIKKIEGAHFAACDRAYAEDIPDKLKVRLTPTARKDDPDFDSEKDLLKVENLHKIYGSRRKVYAVNGIEFSVKPHSILGIVGESGCGKSTTGHMVSGLFPPSKGRILFGDTDISIGWNKRDKETLKNIQLIFQNPGRSLNPSHTVEKIIGRTMQKLANINDANERREKIIDILRKVDLGKEYLEKKPRQLSGGEQQRVAIARSLSISPNLIVCDEPTSALDVSVQASVLNLLNDLQVDTHVAYLFISHDLNVINYLSDYIMVMYAGKIAEYGKRDEVMDNSHHPYTEALLSAVPEVDPTKQKEIIELEGMLPDPAKKVKGCPFAGRCHKQVGEICEKEYPPMVRLSEDHYYFCHIKP; translated from the coding sequence ATGAACGATAATATTTTAGAAATTGAAAACCTCCATGTTCGATTCAACACCTTTGATGGGACCTTTTCTGCAGTCAACAATGTGTCCTTGAATCTGGAATACAGTGAATCGATTGGCATCATAGGTGAATCTGGTTGTGGAAAGAGTACCCTCGCATTCACCGTAATGCGCTACCTTGCAAGTAATGCAGAGGTAGAGGGAGCTATCCGTTTCAAGGGTGATAATTTGCTCGAGAAATCGGAAAAAGATATGGAATCTGTTCGTGGTAATAGAATTGCCATGGTTTTCCAGAACCCATACTCCTCCCTCAATCCTTCCCTTACCATTGGTTTTCAGCTTGATGAAGTGGGAATGCACCACCAGAAGCTGAACAAGGCAAAGGCAAGGAAAGCAACGATTGAAGCTTTGGAGATGATGAACCTTGGAGACCCCAAGGGCATTGTGAGAAGGTACCCTCACCAGGTGAGTGGTGGAATCCAGCAGAGAATCTGTATTGCGATGGCTTTGCTTTGCAAGCCGGACCTTATGATTCTTGATGAACCGACCACTGCCTTGGATGTTACTACAGAGGCTGTCATCCTTGATTCTATTGCAGAACTCAGGGATAAGCTGAAGATGTCCATGATCTATATCTCGCATGATATTGGTGTTATCAATAAAGTAGCTGAGAATATCGTGGTTATGTACAGTGGTGAGATTGTCGAGAGCGGTCCCAAACAGCAAATATTTGAGAATCCTGTACACCCATATACCCGTGCCTTGATCAATTGTATGCCCCGAGGTGGGGTAGTGAAGGAAAAGACGAAGCTGAACACCATCCCCGGTTATGTGAAGAAACGTGGGGCTGATGAAGGTGGCTGTCCGTTTGCTGACAGGTGTGATAAGAAGAACGATACCTGTATCAGTGAATACGGGATTAAGAAGATAGAAGGGGCCCACTTTGCTGCCTGCGATCGTGCGTATGCTGAGGATATCCCTGACAAACTGAAGGTGCGACTTACGCCAACTGCACGCAAGGATGATCCGGATTTTGACAGTGAGAAAGATCTGTTGAAGGTTGAGAACTTACATAAGATTTATGGCAGCAGACGTAAAGTATATGCAGTCAATGGCATTGAGTTCTCAGTCAAACCGCATTCCATTCTTGGTATTGTAGGTGAATCTGGATGTGGTAAATCCACTACCGGACATATGGTCAGTGGCTTGTTCCCACCATCCAAGGGAAGGATTCTCTTTGGGGATACTGATATTTCCATTGGTTGGAATAAGCGGGACAAGGAGACGCTGAAGAACATTCAGCTCATCTTCCAGAATCCTGGGCGGAGTCTCAATCCTTCCCACACCGTTGAAAAGATCATTGGTCGAACCATGCAGAAGCTTGCAAACATCAATGATGCGAATGAGCGGCGTGAGAAGATTATCGATATTCTTAGAAAGGTTGACTTGGGTAAGGAATATTTGGAGAAGAAACCTCGTCAGCTCAGTGGAGGGGAGCAACAGCGTGTGGCTATTGCACGATCACTCTCCATCTCTCCAAACCTGATTGTCTGTGATGAGCCAACCAGTGCACTTGACGTCTCTGTCCAGGCATCGGTACTCAACCTGCTCAATGACCTACAGGTGGACACCCATGTTGCCTACTTGTTCATATCGCATGACCTGAATGTCATCAACTACCTCAGTGATTACATCATGGTCATGTATGCAGGAAAGATTGCTGAATATGGCAAACGGGATGAGGTGATGGACAACTCCCACCACCCATATACCGAGGCACTGCTCTCAGCAGTTCCCGAGGTTGACCCGACAAAGCAGAAGGAGATCATTGAACTGGAAGGAATGCTTCCTGATCCTGCAAAGAAGGTGAAGGGGTGTCCGTTCGCTGGTCGATGTCACAAACAGGTAGGTGAGATTTGCGAGAAGGAGTATCCACCCATGGTGCGCCTCTCCGAGGATCACTACTACTTCTGCCACATCAAGCCGTAG